From the Terriglobia bacterium genome, the window GAAAAATAATCCACTTCGATCAGGATCAGCCCTGCCTCGATCCGCGCGATGTCCAGCGCGATCATCCCCGCCGGATGAATGTCCCACGCCCGGCCCTTGCCCATCAGCTCGTCCCACACCTTCACCGCGTCCTGCCACGGCATCCAGATCTCGAATCCCAGGTCCCCGGTGTATCCCGTGCGCGAAATGTCCACCGGCACGCCCGCGATCTTCCCGTGCGTTACCCGGAAATATTTCAGGTTGGCGATCTCCGCCTCCGCCACCGCCTGCAGCAGCCGCCCGGAGGTCGGCCCCTGCAGCGCCAGCGCCGCCACGCTCTCCGAAATATCCTCGATCGTCACTTCCAGCCCCAGCGCGTTCTGCCGGAACCACCGCAGGCTCGGGTCCGCCGCCGTCCAGCGGTACTCGTTCTCTCCCAGGCGCGTGATCGTCCCATCATCAATGACCTTGCCCTCGGGGTCGCACCAGCAGCCGTAGATCACCTGGCCCGCCGCCACCTTATTAACGTCCCGCGTGATCACCCGGTTCACGAATTTCGTCGCGTCCCGCCCCGTCACCCGGTATTTGAACAGCGGCGAAATATCGATCAGCGCCGCCGAGTTGCGGATCGCGTTGTACTCGTGCTCGTGGTGCATCTCATACACGCCCACCGTGTAGTACCCCGACCACTCCCGGTAGTTCAGGCTCTCGCACAGCGCAAAGGTTCTCTCGTGAAACGCGGTTCCGACGGGCACGGTATCCTCCCAGTTCCCCTGCCGGCGCACCGCGCCGCAGGGCATCCGGATTATAGGTGCGAACTCCGCGCCCCCGCAAGACGCCCGCAGTCCCGGCACTCCGTTAGCGGGTTAGTTTCCGATCACCGCGCTAATCGGGCATTGGCTCCATTGTCTGCTGGGAAACCCTGTTGTGAGCAGCTCACGTCTAAGGAATGGAGAACAGTTTTAGTATGCCTTCCTCGACCGTGGCTAGTTGGCGCCCATCAGGAGAAAGTGCAGCAGCGTACGCCCCTTCAGCCAATACGTGTTTGAATATCATGTGATTGGCTCTCAAGTCGTACACGAATACTTCATTGTAGTATTGCCAACCGCGATGCGAGGAAAAGAGAGACCTTTTCATGTTTGCCATGATTGCCACGCGGGTATCGTCATCAGAAAGACCAACCAAGCTCGGTAAACTAAACGAATCCGGGGCAGGAATGTGCCCGTCAAACAACTGTTTCCCGTTCGCGTCAACGACATACAAGTCTTGACTCAATGCATAGGCCAACGCTTCATTTCCAATGAAAGTGAGTGCGTCGCATGCCTGCAAACCGTCT encodes:
- a CDS encoding aminomethyltransferase family protein, which gives rise to MPCGAVRRQGNWEDTVPVGTAFHERTFALCESLNYREWSGYYTVGVYEMHHEHEYNAIRNSAALIDISPLFKYRVTGRDATKFVNRVITRDVNKVAAGQVIYGCWCDPEGKVIDDGTITRLGENEYRWTAADPSLRWFRQNALGLEVTIEDISESVAALALQGPTSGRLLQAVAEAEIANLKYFRVTHGKIAGVPVDISRTGYTGDLGFEIWMPWQDAVKVWDELMGKGRAWDIHPAGMIALDIARIEAGLILIEVDYFSSKKALIEEQKYSPAEIGLGKLVDLKKESFVGREALLREQKTGAARALVGLEIDWTEVEERYEKMGLAPQVPGTASRVAVPVYCPGRGGKQAGKATSTTWSPTLKRMIALASVAREYSEPGTVLQMELTVEAVRQAVAAKVVALPFFNPKRKTAVPVL